Proteins from a genomic interval of Psychrobacter fulvigenes:
- a CDS encoding HpcH/HpaI aldolase/citrate lyase family protein, with protein sequence MQAPINNINNNLASTAHNKTWLFVPATRMALVAKAFASGADAVIVDLEDAVAQTDKAQARDGLKNYHDSADYQAVWVRINKAGSDEFAKDVQLCQQLSNLAGVILSKAEQAIDIEQFYQRTGLPVIALIESAIGLYQVDVMAKASGLVAFSYGFLDLCNDLRVQVGTSAADIVANQIRYQLILTSKINQLSPPIDTVYPDFNDSDGLSARVQLWSQMGMSGMLCIHPKQVAIVQQALKPTAAEIEFAQRVVEEYQRSGQAVFKVDGEMVDAPVIQRCMELLGKQKD encoded by the coding sequence ATGCAAGCACCTATTAATAATATCAATAATAATTTAGCCAGTACTGCTCATAACAAGACATGGCTGTTTGTGCCTGCCACAAGAATGGCGCTGGTCGCCAAAGCCTTTGCCAGTGGTGCGGATGCTGTGATTGTTGATTTAGAAGATGCGGTTGCGCAAACAGACAAAGCCCAAGCCCGTGACGGTCTAAAAAATTATCATGATAGTGCCGATTATCAAGCGGTTTGGGTGCGCATAAATAAAGCAGGGAGTGATGAGTTTGCCAAAGATGTGCAGCTTTGTCAGCAGCTGTCCAATCTGGCAGGCGTGATACTGTCTAAAGCCGAGCAAGCTATAGATATTGAACAGTTTTATCAGCGTACAGGTTTGCCAGTGATTGCGTTGATAGAAAGCGCCATTGGCTTGTATCAAGTCGATGTCATGGCCAAGGCGTCAGGGCTGGTCGCGTTTAGTTATGGCTTTTTGGATTTATGCAATGATTTGCGAGTGCAAGTAGGGACGTCAGCAGCGGATATCGTGGCCAATCAAATTCGCTATCAACTCATCCTTACTTCAAAAATCAATCAACTATCGCCGCCTATTGACACTGTTTATCCTGATTTTAATGATAGCGACGGCTTGAGTGCTCGCGTACAGCTGTGGTCGCAGATGGGCATGTCAGGGATGCTTTGTATTCATCCCAAGCAAGTGGCTATAGTGCAGCAAGCGCTTAAGCCGACAGCTGCTGAGATTGAGTTTGCTCAGCGTGTGGTAGAGGAGTATCAGCGCAGTGGGCAAGCAGTGTTTAAAGTAGACGGTGAAATGGTTGACGCGCCTGTGATTCAGCGTTGTATGGAGCTGTTAGGTAAGCAAAAAGATTAA
- the nhaC gene encoding Na+/H+ antiporter NhaC, protein MPPKILTQISPKLAFMISTIVIAIMGVTMIGFGWLPHLSLILAICVLLAIGLFKGLSFNDMQEQMASGVMSGIGAIYLFFFIGLMVAALMMSGAIPTLMYFGFELISPEFYYISAFILTSIIGIALGSSLTTAATLGVAFIGMSNAFDANVAIAAGAIVSGAFFGDKMSPLSDTCTIASSVVGIDLFEHIRNMMYTTVPAWILTVMLFWFFSGQTVSGDLSQVTVLQGQLIESGLVHSYAVLPFVVLIGLAVFRVNAIYTIICTIIAALVVTYLHSSPSFGQLGGYFFAGYSPAEALDLGEVGGMLSRGGVQSMFFTQAIVILALSLGGLLTALGILPALLSGIKDKLTTSGRAIFAAAMSALSINVLIGEQYLSLLLSGTAFRPIFERLNLHPKNLSRTIEDAGTVINPLVPWSVCGVFISQALGVPVLDYLPYAFFCYLSLFLTLIFGFTGLTISRTDEGKKAAN, encoded by the coding sequence ATGCCGCCAAAAATATTAACTCAAATATCGCCTAAATTGGCCTTTATGATTTCTACCATTGTCATCGCTATCATGGGCGTCACCATGATTGGCTTTGGCTGGCTACCTCATCTATCATTAATACTCGCTATTTGTGTGTTACTGGCTATCGGTCTATTTAAAGGCCTGAGCTTCAATGATATGCAAGAACAGATGGCATCTGGCGTCATGAGCGGTATTGGTGCGATATATCTATTCTTCTTTATTGGTTTGATGGTTGCCGCCTTGATGATGTCTGGCGCCATACCGACACTCATGTATTTTGGTTTTGAGTTGATATCGCCAGAATTCTATTATATCTCCGCCTTTATATTGACCTCTATTATTGGTATCGCCTTGGGCAGTAGTCTCACCACTGCAGCGACGCTTGGCGTGGCTTTTATTGGGATGAGTAATGCCTTTGATGCCAACGTCGCTATTGCGGCGGGCGCTATAGTGTCGGGCGCGTTTTTCGGTGATAAGATGTCCCCATTATCTGATACCTGTACCATCGCTTCATCGGTGGTAGGTATTGATTTGTTTGAGCATATTCGTAACATGATGTACACCACGGTGCCGGCATGGATACTGACCGTCATGTTATTCTGGTTCTTCTCTGGACAGACTGTCAGTGGCGATCTAAGCCAAGTGACCGTCTTGCAAGGTCAGCTGATTGAAAGTGGCTTGGTACATAGCTATGCCGTATTGCCATTTGTGGTACTGATAGGACTGGCAGTATTTCGAGTCAATGCCATCTATACCATTATCTGTACCATCATCGCGGCATTGGTTGTCACCTACTTGCATAGCTCGCCAAGCTTTGGGCAACTAGGAGGGTACTTCTTTGCAGGCTATTCGCCCGCTGAAGCATTAGATCTTGGGGAAGTGGGCGGTATGCTCTCGCGCGGCGGTGTGCAAAGCATGTTCTTTACCCAAGCAATTGTGATATTGGCGCTCAGCCTTGGTGGGTTATTGACGGCCTTAGGAATCTTGCCAGCCTTATTATCAGGCATCAAAGACAAGCTGACCACTTCAGGACGTGCCATATTTGCCGCTGCCATGTCGGCGCTGAGTATCAACGTGCTGATCGGCGAGCAGTATTTGAGTCTGTTATTATCAGGTACCGCGTTCCGTCCGATATTTGAGCGCTTGAATTTACACCCCAAAAACCTATCACGTACCATTGAAGACGCGGGTACAGTCATCAATCCGCTCGTACCTTGGAGTGTGTGCGGGGTGTTTATCAGTCAGGCTTTGGGTGTGCCCGTGCTCGATTATCTGCCTTATGCCTTCTTTTGTTACCTGTCGCTGTTTTTGACCTTGATATTTGGTTTTACAGGTTTGACGATCAGTCGCACAGATGAGGGTAAAAAAGCAGCTAATTAG
- a CDS encoding 4a-hydroxytetrahydrobiopterin dehydratase: MTALSQSSCEACRVGAPTVDDTEARELLKQIPDWSLIEVDGIKQLQRQYKFKNFVTAMAFANELADISEAEGHHPGILVEWGKATVTWWSHSIKGLHRNDFVMAAKTDSLLGK; the protein is encoded by the coding sequence ATGACTGCATTATCACAATCTAGCTGCGAAGCCTGCCGTGTCGGCGCACCAACAGTCGACGATACTGAGGCACGCGAGCTGTTAAAGCAAATTCCAGATTGGTCGCTGATTGAAGTTGATGGTATCAAGCAATTGCAGCGCCAATATAAATTCAAAAACTTCGTCACAGCGATGGCGTTTGCCAATGAGCTTGCAGACATCTCTGAAGCCGAAGGGCATCATCCAGGCATCTTGGTCGAGTGGGGCAAAGCCACCGTCACTTGGTGGTCACACAGTATTAAAGGTCTGCATCGCAATGACTTTGTCATGGCTGCCAAGACCGATAGCCTGTTAGGTAAGTAA
- the phhA gene encoding phenylalanine 4-monooxygenase produces the protein MERQNKQPYVSHQPDANGDIHYSDDENAMWQALLERQAKQIPNRACSEYLEGLTKLDLPSTRIPQLQDIDQVLQATTGWQTAAVPALISFGKFFKLLADKRFPVATFIRRFDDMDYIEEPDIFHEIVGHCPLLTHPAFAAFNETYGKLGLSATKEERWFLARLYWFTIEFGLVGNSRKDRRIYGGGILSSPSETLYALSDETQSQSQPEHRAFDLLDVLRTPYRIDHIQPIYYVIDDLDTLFDIVDSDIMGVVKQAMSLGLFEPTYSVETN, from the coding sequence ATGGAACGCCAAAACAAGCAACCCTACGTGTCGCATCAGCCTGATGCCAATGGTGATATTCATTATAGTGATGATGAAAATGCCATGTGGCAGGCCTTGCTTGAGCGTCAAGCCAAGCAAATACCAAACCGTGCCTGCTCAGAATATCTAGAGGGTTTAACAAAGTTAGATCTACCCAGCACACGTATTCCCCAACTACAAGATATCGATCAAGTACTGCAAGCCACCACAGGTTGGCAGACTGCTGCCGTGCCTGCGCTCATCAGTTTTGGAAAGTTCTTTAAACTGCTGGCCGATAAGCGCTTTCCTGTAGCGACTTTTATCCGCCGCTTTGATGATATGGACTACATCGAAGAGCCTGATATCTTTCATGAAATCGTCGGACATTGTCCACTGCTGACCCATCCTGCGTTTGCTGCTTTTAATGAGACATACGGCAAGCTTGGGCTGAGTGCAACAAAAGAAGAAAGATGGTTTTTGGCACGGCTGTATTGGTTTACCATTGAGTTTGGCTTAGTGGGCAATAGCCGTAAAGACCGCAGAATCTATGGCGGCGGCATCTTAAGCTCACCTTCTGAAACCCTCTATGCGCTCAGTGATGAGACTCAAAGCCAATCCCAACCTGAACACCGAGCATTTGATTTGCTTGATGTGCTACGTACGCCTTATCGAATTGACCATATCCAGCCGATTTATTATGTGATTGATGATTTGGATACCCTATTTGACATCGTTGATAGCGATATCATGGGAGTGGTTAAGCAGGCGATGTCACTTGGACTCTTTGAACCAACGTATTCAGTCGAAACTAACTGA
- the hppD gene encoding 4-hydroxyphenylpyruvate dioxygenase — translation MADLFENPMGLQGFDFVEFASPNPEAVEALFEQLGFTHVANHRSKDVSLYRQGDINLIINREPKSPASYFVEEHGAGACSMGFRVKDSTKAYELAIENGAQPVEVPTGFMELRLPAIKGIGGSLIYLIDRFKDGESIYDVDFEFFPEVDRRPVGYGFKVIDHLTHNVYRGRMAYWANFYERIFNFREIRYFDIKGEYTGLTSKAMTAPDGKIRIPLNEESKQGGGQIEEYLMQFNGEGIQHIALASDDLFASIDKLKEAGIPLMTAPPAAYYEMLSERLPNHGENVAELQTRGILLDGTTEGGTPRLLLQIFSETILGSPVFFEFIQRKGDYEEGFGEGNFKALFESIERDQMRRGAIGQPETEAE, via the coding sequence ATGGCAGATTTATTCGAAAACCCAATGGGATTACAAGGGTTTGATTTTGTTGAATTCGCCTCGCCCAACCCTGAAGCGGTGGAAGCGCTATTTGAGCAGCTTGGCTTTACTCATGTTGCCAACCATAGATCCAAAGACGTATCTCTATACCGTCAAGGTGACATCAACCTGATCATCAACCGTGAACCAAAAAGCCCAGCCAGTTACTTCGTGGAAGAGCATGGTGCAGGGGCATGTAGCATGGGCTTTCGGGTTAAAGACTCTACAAAAGCTTACGAGCTGGCGATTGAAAATGGCGCCCAGCCAGTAGAGGTACCGACAGGATTCATGGAACTGAGGCTTCCTGCTATTAAAGGTATCGGCGGCTCACTGATTTATCTGATTGACCGTTTTAAAGATGGTGAATCTATCTACGACGTCGATTTTGAGTTTTTCCCAGAGGTTGATAGACGCCCTGTTGGCTATGGCTTTAAAGTCATCGACCATCTCACGCACAACGTCTACCGTGGCCGTATGGCTTATTGGGCGAACTTCTATGAGCGCATTTTTAACTTCCGTGAAATTCGCTATTTTGATATTAAAGGCGAATACACGGGACTGACCAGTAAAGCAATGACCGCACCTGACGGCAAAATTCGTATTCCGTTAAACGAAGAGTCTAAGCAGGGTGGTGGACAAATCGAAGAGTATTTGATGCAGTTTAACGGTGAAGGTATTCAGCACATTGCTTTAGCCAGTGATGACTTATTCGCCAGCATCGACAAGCTTAAAGAAGCTGGTATCCCACTAATGACAGCGCCACCTGCTGCTTACTATGAAATGCTGAGCGAACGTTTACCAAACCATGGCGAGAACGTTGCTGAATTGCAAACTCGTGGTATCTTGTTAGATGGCACCACTGAAGGCGGCACACCGCGTCTGCTATTACAGATATTCTCAGAAACCATTCTGGGTAGCCCAGTATTCTTTGAATTTATCCAACGCAAAGGCGATTACGAAGAAGGCTTTGGTGAAGGTAACTTTAAAGCGCTGTTTGAATCGATAGAGCGTGACCAAATGCGCCGCGGTGCCATCGGTCAGCCAGAGACGGAAGCAGAGTAG
- a CDS encoding LysR family transcriptional regulator: protein MNISIRQLNAFIKVADSGSFTRASEQLYLTQSAVSGLIKELESNLGIVLFDRTTRQLSLSVVGRHLLPQARRVLNEMQLFENEASSLMSLAQGQVRLAVSQFAASSMPAVIAQFAKEYPDISVSLLDCSAENVLQHIQDIEVDLGVGTELGFMENEDDIRADLLYELPFCVVMPDNHLLAQKSELTWQDFIDNPLITLQGPFLEQVTAELDETIAAHIQQARYKVNFMSTALEMSRQGFGITLCLPYMPEVIDWVSANGLQMRPLSQPIKTRRFFIYQRSSRAMSPATIAFKQFLQTYFSNHFNDLHQV, encoded by the coding sequence ATGAATATCAGCATTCGCCAATTGAACGCCTTTATCAAAGTCGCTGACAGCGGTAGCTTTACCCGTGCCAGTGAGCAGTTATATTTAACCCAGTCTGCCGTCAGTGGATTGATCAAAGAATTAGAATCAAATCTGGGTATTGTGTTATTCGACCGCACTACCCGCCAGTTATCTTTGTCGGTAGTAGGACGACATTTATTGCCGCAAGCACGTCGAGTACTGAATGAGATGCAGCTGTTTGAAAATGAAGCGAGCAGCCTGATGAGCTTAGCGCAAGGTCAAGTGCGACTGGCAGTCTCGCAGTTTGCTGCCTCCTCCATGCCTGCAGTCATCGCTCAATTTGCCAAAGAATATCCTGATATCAGCGTGTCTTTATTGGATTGCTCTGCAGAAAACGTCCTACAACACATTCAGGATATCGAAGTAGATTTGGGCGTCGGTACCGAGCTTGGTTTTATGGAAAATGAGGATGACATCAGGGCTGATTTGTTATATGAGCTACCGTTTTGCGTCGTCATGCCTGACAACCATCTGCTAGCGCAAAAAAGCGAGCTCACTTGGCAGGATTTCATAGACAACCCTTTGATTACTTTGCAGGGCCCTTTTCTTGAGCAAGTAACCGCTGAGCTTGATGAAACCATTGCAGCACACATCCAGCAAGCGCGCTATAAGGTAAACTTTATGTCGACAGCGCTTGAGATGAGCCGCCAAGGTTTTGGTATTACCTTGTGCCTGCCTTATATGCCTGAAGTGATTGATTGGGTAAGTGCCAATGGCCTACAAATGCGGCCGCTATCTCAGCCTATAAAAACACGGCGGTTTTTTATTTACCAACGCTCCTCTCGAGCGATGTCACCCGCTACTATCGCTTTTAAGCAGTTTTTGCAAACCTATTTTTCCAATCACTTTAATGACTTACATCAGGTTTAA
- a CDS encoding amino acid aminotransferase, translating to MFERIDYYAGDPILGLMGKFAQDNNPDKVNLGVGVYYDEDGKMPVLECVKIAEKRIADPISPRPYLPMEGLPGHRKGCQDLLFGKDAQVLKDGLVATIATIGGSGALKVGADFIHQWFPQSKCYVSDPTWGNHIAIFEGSDVEVGKYPYYDQATGGIKFDEMIAFFETLNKDDVILLHPCCHNPTGVDLTQEQWDKALEVIQQRELIPFMDIAYQGFGEDMDSDAYAIRKAVDMGLPLFVSNSFSKNLSLYGERVGGLSVVCPTADEAERVFGQLTYTVRRIYSSPPSHGGRVVDIVMNDEALHEQWVGEVYAMRDRIKAMRMKLKSVLEAKVPGRSFDYLTAQNGMFSFTGLTPEQVERMKDEFGIYMVSNSRMCVAGLNNANIDYVANAMAEVLKD from the coding sequence ATGTTTGAACGTATTGACTACTATGCTGGTGATCCAATCTTAGGGCTAATGGGCAAGTTTGCACAAGATAACAATCCAGATAAAGTGAATTTGGGTGTGGGTGTGTATTATGACGAAGACGGCAAAATGCCAGTGCTTGAGTGTGTAAAAATCGCTGAAAAGCGCATTGCAGACCCAATCTCTCCTCGTCCCTATTTACCAATGGAAGGCTTGCCTGGACATCGTAAAGGCTGTCAGGATCTTTTGTTCGGTAAAGATGCCCAAGTCTTAAAAGACGGCCTCGTCGCTACCATTGCTACTATTGGTGGCTCTGGCGCATTGAAAGTGGGTGCTGATTTTATTCATCAGTGGTTCCCGCAATCCAAATGCTACGTCAGCGACCCTACTTGGGGCAACCACATTGCCATCTTTGAAGGCAGTGATGTTGAAGTCGGCAAATACCCGTACTACGACCAAGCCACTGGCGGCATCAAATTTGATGAAATGATTGCGTTTTTTGAAACATTGAACAAAGACGATGTGATTTTATTGCATCCTTGCTGCCACAACCCAACGGGCGTGGACCTGACTCAAGAGCAGTGGGATAAAGCACTAGAGGTCATTCAACAGCGCGAACTGATTCCATTTATGGACATCGCTTATCAAGGCTTTGGCGAAGATATGGACAGCGATGCTTATGCCATTCGCAAAGCTGTGGATATGGGTCTGCCATTATTTGTGAGCAACTCATTCTCCAAAAACCTATCACTATATGGTGAGCGTGTCGGCGGCCTGTCCGTGGTTTGTCCAACAGCAGATGAAGCTGAGCGCGTCTTCGGTCAACTGACGTATACAGTACGCCGCATTTACTCAAGCCCGCCGTCACATGGTGGCCGTGTGGTCGATATCGTCATGAATGACGAAGCCCTGCATGAGCAATGGGTTGGCGAAGTCTATGCGATGCGTGACCGCATCAAAGCGATGCGCATGAAGCTAAAATCCGTGCTAGAAGCTAAAGTCCCTGGTCGTAGCTTTGATTACCTCACTGCTCAAAACGGCATGTTTAGCTTTACAGGATTAACGCCTGAGCAAGTCGAACGTATGAAAGATGAGTTTGGCATCTATATGGTCTCCAACTCACGCATGTGTGTGGCTGGCTTAAATAATGCTAACATTGACTATGTCGCCAATGCGATGGCAGAAGTATTAAAAGACTGA
- a CDS encoding FAD-dependent oxidoreductase, whose product MIKRILLILLILILAASFFYFDLNQLLTLDGLKGSMAQFNDYKAQSPLLIIGGFFLLYVVVTALSLPGAAILTLAAGALFGLWQGLLVASFASSIGATLAFLTSRYLLRDTIKQRFPERLAAIDTGVEKEGAFYLFTLRLVPIFPFFLINLLMGVTAIKAWTYYWVSQVGMLAGTFVFVNAGTQLAQIDSLSGILSFNLIVSFALLGFFPLIAKGILNMLKKRRVYKNYSKPKKFDRNMIVIGAGAGGLVTSYIAATVRAKVTLIEAGEMGGDCLNYGCVPSKALIKSAKVAEQMRNAERYGLENTPPEFSFKNVMSRIHQVIADIAPNDSVERYTELGVEVLKGYAKFIDPWTVEIALNDGGTQTLTARSIVIATGARPFVPDLPGLEETGYVTSDTIWNKFTELDEAPKKLVVLGGGPIGSELAQAFARLGSNVTQIERGARLMKKEDVEVSEFAQKVLVESGVNVLTSHQAIRCEARDGKKFIIVEAQGDNAVKKSSTDKQEIAIEYDELICAVGRSARLEGYGLETLGIETERTIETDDYLETLYPNIYAAGDVVGPYQFTHVASHQAWYAAVNGLFGHLKKFKVDYRVIPWTTFIDPEVARVGLNEQEAVEKGIDFEITHYDFKDLDRAVTESANDGFIKVITPKGKDKILGVTIVAEHAGDIMPEFILAMKHGLGLNKILGTIHMYPTWAEGNKYAAGEWKRNHAPETVLNWLEKYHTWRRG is encoded by the coding sequence ATGATCAAAAGAATATTGTTAATACTGTTGATATTGATATTAGCGGCAAGCTTTTTTTATTTTGACCTAAATCAATTATTGACGCTTGACGGCTTAAAAGGGTCGATGGCGCAATTTAACGACTATAAAGCGCAATCACCGCTATTGATTATCGGTGGGTTCTTTTTACTTTATGTCGTCGTCACCGCCCTATCCTTACCAGGTGCAGCTATTTTAACCTTAGCAGCTGGGGCATTATTTGGCTTATGGCAAGGCTTATTGGTCGCCTCATTTGCCTCTAGTATTGGTGCTACCCTCGCCTTTTTAACCTCACGTTATTTATTGCGTGATACGATTAAACAGCGCTTTCCGGAACGATTAGCAGCCATTGACACTGGGGTTGAAAAAGAAGGCGCTTTTTACTTATTCACCCTGCGCTTAGTACCGATATTTCCGTTCTTTTTGATTAATTTACTCATGGGCGTTACCGCGATTAAAGCGTGGACTTACTATTGGGTCAGCCAAGTCGGTATGCTCGCAGGTACTTTTGTATTCGTTAATGCTGGCACGCAGCTGGCGCAAATTGACAGCTTGTCAGGGATTTTATCGTTTAATTTGATTGTCTCATTTGCGTTGTTAGGTTTCTTCCCATTAATAGCAAAAGGGATATTAAATATGCTAAAAAAGCGCCGCGTCTATAAAAACTATAGCAAACCTAAAAAATTCGACCGTAATATGATTGTAATTGGCGCTGGTGCTGGCGGGCTAGTCACCAGCTATATCGCGGCGACCGTCCGAGCAAAAGTGACCTTAATCGAAGCGGGTGAGATGGGTGGCGACTGCTTAAATTATGGCTGTGTACCTAGTAAAGCTTTGATTAAAAGCGCAAAAGTCGCAGAACAGATGCGCAATGCTGAGCGTTACGGCTTAGAAAATACACCACCAGAGTTCTCATTCAAAAACGTCATGAGCCGTATCCATCAAGTCATCGCTGATATCGCGCCAAACGATAGCGTCGAGCGTTATACGGAATTGGGTGTCGAAGTGTTAAAAGGCTACGCTAAATTCATCGACCCGTGGACGGTAGAGATTGCGCTAAACGATGGCGGCACGCAAACACTAACCGCACGCTCCATCGTTATCGCGACTGGCGCGCGTCCATTTGTACCAGACTTGCCAGGTTTGGAAGAGACTGGCTATGTAACCAGCGACACCATATGGAATAAATTTACTGAGCTTGATGAAGCACCGAAAAAGCTAGTGGTACTTGGCGGCGGGCCAATCGGCTCTGAGCTGGCGCAAGCTTTTGCACGCTTAGGCTCCAATGTGACTCAAATCGAAAGAGGCGCGCGTCTTATGAAAAAAGAAGACGTGGAAGTCTCTGAATTTGCACAGAAAGTACTCGTCGAGAGTGGCGTGAATGTCTTAACCTCGCATCAAGCGATTCGCTGTGAAGCGCGCGATGGTAAAAAGTTCATTATTGTTGAAGCGCAAGGCGACAATGCAGTTAAAAAAAGCAGTACAGATAAGCAAGAAATCGCTATTGAATATGACGAGTTAATTTGTGCCGTTGGACGCAGTGCGCGCTTAGAAGGCTACGGCTTAGAAACATTAGGGATTGAAACTGAACGTACCATCGAGACCGATGACTATTTAGAAACCCTCTACCCCAATATTTACGCTGCTGGTGATGTCGTTGGTCCTTATCAATTTACTCACGTGGCCTCTCATCAGGCATGGTACGCGGCCGTAAATGGTTTGTTTGGACATCTAAAGAAGTTTAAAGTAGATTACCGTGTGATTCCGTGGACGACTTTTATAGACCCAGAAGTCGCGCGCGTTGGCTTAAATGAGCAAGAGGCTGTTGAGAAAGGCATCGACTTTGAGATTACCCACTATGACTTTAAAGATTTAGATCGTGCGGTGACGGAAAGCGCCAACGATGGCTTTATCAAAGTCATTACGCCAAAAGGCAAAGATAAAATACTCGGCGTGACCATCGTCGCTGAGCATGCTGGAGACATCATGCCGGAATTTATACTCGCTATGAAGCACGGTTTAGGATTGAATAAAATACTCGGCACCATTCATATGTATCCAACGTGGGCGGAGGGTAATAAATACGCGGCTGGTGAATGGAAGCGCAATCATGCGCCTGAAACGGTATTAAACTGGCTTGAGAAATATCATACATGGCGTCGAGGTTAA
- a CDS encoding ABC transporter substrate-binding protein: MYVIKSLLALPTLKHLSRYSTYAMVLSVCIGISASTASPTTDDLNQTLSSWQQIEAQGKNQDVYFYAWGGDPQINAYLQWAAKQVDDKYNINLVHVKLSDTSEAVSRVLAEKSANNNDKGSVDLIWINGANFATMSENSLLLKQWANKLPNFSLTDPENNPAVHFDFGVPTNGMEAPWGQASLTFYYDSLSTDKPPTTLNELVNWTVQNPGRFSYPKPPDFLGMSFLKYALVMLHEKQDGKTGENIKAQLNLPATEQNTDIILAPLWTFLDDLHPTLWRKGEQFVQTGAHMRRLVDDTELSLAFSFSAPEIPAAVQRYDLPQSIRSYAMSDGSLSNTHFVAIPYNASHPQSAQLVANFLLSPEAQAKKQTPAVWGDKTVLVQSTLDPEQQALFETNKPHPSALPVDAIKRTVNEPHPSWVDAIMQGWQTRYGVSP, encoded by the coding sequence ATGTACGTTATTAAATCTTTACTAGCTTTGCCAACGCTAAAACATCTAAGCCGCTATAGCACCTATGCTATGGTGCTTAGCGTTTGCATTGGCATATCAGCAAGCACTGCCTCACCCACTACCGATGACCTTAATCAAACTTTATCATCTTGGCAGCAGATAGAAGCCCAAGGTAAAAACCAAGACGTTTACTTCTATGCATGGGGCGGTGACCCGCAAATAAATGCCTATTTACAGTGGGCGGCTAAGCAAGTCGATGACAAATATAATATCAACCTAGTCCATGTCAAATTGAGCGATACCAGTGAAGCCGTTAGTCGTGTACTCGCAGAAAAATCTGCCAACAACAATGATAAAGGCAGCGTTGATCTCATCTGGATAAATGGCGCAAACTTTGCCACCATGAGTGAGAATTCATTATTACTGAAACAATGGGCGAACAAACTGCCTAACTTCTCGCTGACCGATCCAGAGAATAATCCTGCCGTTCACTTTGATTTTGGTGTACCGACCAATGGTATGGAAGCGCCATGGGGACAAGCTTCACTAACCTTTTATTACGACAGCTTATCGACCGACAAGCCACCAACCACTTTAAATGAGCTGGTCAATTGGACGGTGCAAAACCCCGGGCGTTTTAGCTACCCAAAGCCGCCTGACTTTTTGGGTATGAGCTTTTTAAAATACGCTTTAGTCATGCTGCACGAAAAGCAAGATGGCAAAACAGGCGAAAATATCAAAGCACAGCTCAACCTGCCAGCCACTGAGCAAAATACAGATATTATATTAGCCCCTTTGTGGACGTTTTTAGATGATTTGCATCCAACTCTATGGCGTAAGGGTGAGCAATTTGTGCAAACGGGCGCGCACATGCGACGTCTGGTCGATGATACCGAGCTTAGCTTAGCCTTTAGCTTTTCCGCGCCTGAAATTCCTGCAGCCGTGCAGCGTTATGATTTACCCCAGAGCATTCGTAGCTATGCCATGAGCGATGGCAGCTTAAGTAACACCCATTTTGTGGCGATTCCTTATAACGCCAGCCATCCGCAATCCGCGCAGCTGGTGGCAAACTTCTTGCTAAGCCCAGAAGCACAGGCTAAAAAGCAAACGCCTGCTGTGTGGGGTGATAAAACCGTACTCGTCCAATCAACGCTCGACCCTGAGCAACAAGCGCTATTCGAGACTAACAAACCCCATCCGAGCGCCCTACCTGTTGACGCTATAAAACGGACCGTGAATGAACCACATCCGAGCTGGGTTGATGCCATTATGCAAGGCTGGCAAACACGTTATGGGGTCAGCCCATGA